The DNA window TTTTGATTCCGCTATATTAGCAATTGAATTTATTGAAACAAATGATGTCGATTTATTAATTACAGATATTTCAATGCCAGAAATTAACGGACTAGAACTCATTAAAGCAGTTAAAAAAAATAAGCCAGACTTGAAGATTCTTGTTATTAGTATGTTTAAACAAATTCAATCTTTTAATAATATTAATGGTTATTTATTAAAAGAAACAAGTCATGAAATATTATTAAAAGCAATTACGACCATTGTAATAGAAGAGAAATCGTATTACTATAAAGACTTTGTAAAAAGAACTGATGAATTAGAGTTTAAAAAGCATTTATTAACTAAAAGAGAAAAAGAGATTATTAAACTAATTGCAAATGAATATTCAACAGATGAGATTGCAAAACAGTTATTTTTAAGTAAACATACTGTTGAAGCTCATAAGAAAAATATTTTTTTAAAATTACAAGTTCATAATGCTGCTGGATTAGTTAAGAAAGCTGCTTATCTTGGATATTTATAATGTTCAAAAAAATCTTTTTCCGTATCCGTTTTGTGATGAGTTTGATTATCTTAACATATTAAATAATTTGTTAATCACTCTTAAATGAATTTCAATACATTTTTAAAATCAATATCAAAAATAAAAAATATAGAACTTCCAGGAGAAGCTTCTCAGATTAAAATGTCTCCTCCATATCGTTTGGAGCTAATGGAACGCAACAGGGAATTGATGAAAACAGCTAAACAAGCTGCAGTATTAGCCCTGTTTTATCCAAATGAGAATAATGAGACGTATCTCATTTTAATTTTAAGAAAAACCTATAAAGGCGTTCATTCGGCACAAGTAGGATTTCCTGGTGGGAAATTAGAAGAAAATGATTCAGATTTAAAGATGACCGCTCTGCGAGAAACCTATGAAGAGGTTGGTGTTCAAGTTGAAAACGTAAAAGTGTTAAAACAAATGACACCAATGTATATTCCACCAAGTAATTTTACGGTACATCCTTTTTTTGGCATCACTCAAAGCACACCGAGTTTTATCAAACAAGACTCTGAAGTCGAAGATCTTATTGAAGTTTCGCTTTCTCATTTTTTAGATGAATCTATTGTTATTAAAACCTCTGTGCCTACATCTTATGAAGTAAATATTGAGGTGCCCGCTTTTAAACTTAATGATCATGTGGTTTGGGGAGCAACAGCAATGATGCTAAGTGAAGTAAAAGACTTGTTAAAAAAGGTGCTGTAAGGTTGAGTTTTTTGTAAGTTTGTTTTTCCGCTTAATAACAATTACTTAATGGGATTATTTAAAAGAAACCCTTTTGGGCATATACTTTTTGTAAAAAAATGGCTAATCAGAATCTTAGGAGCACTAACTCACCGAAGATTTAGAGGTTTTAATGAACTTCAAATTGAAGGTTCTGATGTTATTAAAAATCTTCCTGACACTAATGTGCTTTTTATAGCCAATCATCAAACGTATTTTGCTGATGTAATTGCTATGTTTCATGTGTTTAATGCGAGTCTTAGCGGACGATTAGATAGCATTAAAAATGTTGGTTATTTATGGAACCCTAAACTGAATTTGTACTACGTAGCTGCTAAAGAAACAATGAAATCAGGATTGTTACCTAAAATTTTAGCCTATGTTGGTTCAATAAG is part of the Psychroserpens ponticola genome and encodes:
- a CDS encoding response regulator, which produces MQNINIVLVDDHKMFLEGISSVLQKQSHINIKGVFDSAILAIEFIETNDVDLLITDISMPEINGLELIKAVKKNKPDLKILVISMFKQIQSFNNINGYLLKETSHEILLKAITTIVIEEKSYYYKDFVKRTDELEFKKHLLTKREKEIIKLIANEYSTDEIAKQLFLSKHTVEAHKKNIFLKLQVHNAAGLVKKAAYLGYL
- a CDS encoding NUDIX hydrolase, giving the protein MNFNTFLKSISKIKNIELPGEASQIKMSPPYRLELMERNRELMKTAKQAAVLALFYPNENNETYLILILRKTYKGVHSAQVGFPGGKLEENDSDLKMTALRETYEEVGVQVENVKVLKQMTPMYIPPSNFTVHPFFGITQSTPSFIKQDSEVEDLIEVSLSHFLDESIVIKTSVPTSYEVNIEVPAFKLNDHVVWGATAMMLSEVKDLLKKVL